In one Streptomyces sp. NBC_00597 genomic region, the following are encoded:
- a CDS encoding DUF2637 domain-containing protein, which yields MNGVQIRSAERALSVGTWLIVSGAMLYSVLTVTPLMTAHTPAEWRWTAPILPLVVDAAVVIVVRLDSVLARLGGHGGRWPIALRWMTGGMTLALNVADSALQGDLVGVSVHSVAPLLLIVTAETGLAYRRAITAAMNALKAEQRAEREARQQAVFDREERAERRERERREHEAGLAREQRDHEARLARERAEHEERVRREEREREEAREARERAERERVQREREHEQQQRERREREEAHRREQQQRERAEREHREQTERAERAERERAALLAAGPATEKLPESRARQIVLAAYSAELPVRAAVELTGWSLGWVSSRYSELRQNQPDAARAA from the coding sequence ATGAACGGTGTTCAGATCCGTTCAGCGGAGCGCGCGCTGTCCGTCGGAACGTGGCTGATCGTGTCCGGAGCCATGCTCTACTCCGTCCTCACGGTCACCCCGCTGATGACCGCGCACACTCCGGCCGAGTGGCGCTGGACCGCCCCGATCCTGCCCCTGGTAGTGGATGCGGCGGTAGTGATCGTGGTCCGCCTCGACTCCGTTCTGGCCCGCCTTGGCGGGCACGGCGGGCGGTGGCCGATCGCGCTGCGCTGGATGACCGGGGGCATGACCCTGGCCCTGAACGTCGCGGACTCTGCTCTGCAAGGAGACCTGGTCGGGGTCTCGGTCCACTCCGTCGCCCCGCTCCTGCTGATCGTCACCGCTGAGACCGGACTCGCCTACCGGCGGGCCATCACCGCCGCCATGAACGCCCTGAAGGCAGAGCAGCGGGCCGAGCGGGAAGCGCGTCAGCAGGCCGTCTTCGACCGTGAGGAGCGGGCGGAGCGGCGCGAGCGTGAGCGGCGCGAGCACGAGGCCGGGCTGGCCCGTGAACAGCGAGACCACGAGGCCCGGCTGGCTCGTGAACGCGCTGAACACGAGGAGCGGGTACGGCGCGAGGAACGCGAGCGGGAAGAGGCCCGCGAAGCCCGGGAACGGGCCGAGCGTGAACGTGTCCAGCGTGAGCGTGAACACGAGCAGCAGCAGCGTGAACGCCGTGAACGCGAAGAGGCCCACCGGCGCGAGCAGCAGCAGCGCGAGCGGGCCGAGCGTGAACACCGTGAACAGACCGAGCGGGCGGAACGGGCGGAGCGTGAACGCGCCGCCCTGCTGGCCGCCGGCCCCGCCACCGAGAAGCTGCCGGAGAGCCGGGCCCGCCAGATCGTGCTCGCCGCCTACTCGGCAGAGCTGCCCGTGCGGGCCGCAGTCGAGCTGACCGGCTGGTCGCTCGGCTGGGTCTCCTCCCGCTACAGCGAACTGCGTCAGAACCAGCCTGACGCTGCCAGGGCCGCCTGA